From a region of the Sesamum indicum cultivar Zhongzhi No. 13 linkage group LG3, S_indicum_v1.0, whole genome shotgun sequence genome:
- the LOC105159542 gene encoding receptor homology region, transmembrane domain- and RING domain-containing protein 2 isoform X1 produces the protein MLNFLIFFCCLFCLMGFFTASGNVVLISNNVTLSFEDIEANFAPSVKGSGKCGTLNVAEPLDACSPLTNKITSNMNVTRYPFVLIIRGGCSFEDKVRRAQAAGFKAAIIYDTENGPLVAMAGDSAGIKINAVFVSRAAGETLAKHAGAADMELWIVPSFENSAWSIMAISFISLLAMSAVLATCFFVRRHRIRRERPQAPHVREFHGMSSRLVKAMPSLIFTAVLEDNCTSRTCAICLEDYNVGEKLRILPCCHKFHAMCVDAWLTSWRTFCPVCKRDARTTTGVPPASESTPLLSSAAASFSSASVLSSVRSSSALQIGQSSHRSHSVSRPQSISGTPYNHHSLQSHHRSPHLNPSQSSVDLRNMSSQRSDGAYLVSPHSIGYPSLSPLNSRYLSPYIPSPGNASSSYVGSSSRQPNPLHYSGSPASFSPFASAHSLPGCE, from the exons ATgttgaatttcttgatatttttctgCTGCCTTTTCTGTTTGATGGGTTTCTTCACAGCTTCTGGCAATGTCGTATTGATAAGCAACAATGTTACTTTATCTTTTGAAGACATTGAAGCTAATTTTG CACCTTCAGTGAAAGGATCTGGAAAATGTGGGACACTAAATGTAGCAGAACCTTTGGATGCATGCTCGCCACTGACTAATAAGATAACTTCAAATATGAATGTAACCAGATATCCGTTTGTGTTGATAATCAGAGGAGGATGCAGCTTTGAGGATAAAGTTAGAAGAGCACAAGCTGCAGGATTCAAAGCAGCCATTATCTATGACACTGAAAATGGTCCTTTGGTGGCGA TGGCTGGAGATTCTGCTGGTATAAAGATAAATGCAGTGTTTGTTTCTAGAGCTGCTGGTGAAACATTGGCAAAACATGCTGGTGCAGCTGATATGGAGCTGTGGATAGTCCCAAGCTTTGAGAACTCAGCATGGTCTATCATGGCTATATCATTCATTTCTTTACTTGCCATGTCTGCTGTTTTGGCTACCTGTTTCTTTGTGCGGAGGCACCGGATTAGAAGAGAACGGCCTCAAGCTCCACATGTGCGAGAATTCCATGGGATGAGCAGTCGTTTGGTGAAAGCTATGCCAAGTCTAATTTTTACAGCCGTTCTGGAGGATAATTGTACTTCAAGAACATGTGCTATATGTCTTGAAGACTATAATGTTGGGGAGAAGCTCAGAATCCTGCCATGTTGCCACA AATTTCATGCTATGTGTGTTGATGCTTGGCTAACATCATGGAGAACGTTTTGTCCTGTTTGCAAACGTGATGCCAGAACCACTACTGGTGTACCACCAGCATCAGAATCTACACCATTGCTATCGTCTGCTGCAGCTTCCTTTTCTTCAGCTTCAGTGTTATCATCTGTTAGATCATCATCAGCCTTACAAATTGGCCAATCATCTCATCGGTCCCATTCAGTTTCACGCCCCCAGTCCATCTCTGGCACCCCTTATAACCACCATTCTCTTCAGTCTCATCATCGATCACCTCATCTAAATCCAAGTCAAAGCTCTGTCGACCTTAGGAATATGTCTTCCCAAAGATCTGATGGTGCTTATTTAGTTTCACCTCACTCCATTGGTTACCCTTCTTTATCACCTCTGAATTCCAGATACCTGTCTCCATATATTCCTAGTCCGGGCAATGCTTCCTCTAGTTATGTTGGGTCTTCAAGTCGTCAGCCTAACCCACTGCATTACAGTGGGTCACCTGCAAGCTTTTCACCATTTGCTTCGGCTCATTCTCTTCCAGGGTGTGAGTGA
- the LOC105159541 gene encoding phenylalanine--tRNA ligase beta subunit, cytoplasmic-like, translating to MPTVSVGRDRLFQALGRTYTEEEFEDLCFKFGIELDDVTTEKAIIRKERHLEEEEPSEDEEVIYKIEVPANRYDLLCLEGLAQALRIFNGLDPVPTYNVASINKESMLKMHVKAETAKVRPYVVCAVLRGITFDEVRYNSFIDLQDRLHQNICRRRTLVAIGTHDLDTIESPFTYEALPPPQINFVPLKQTKNFKADELMEFYKSDLKLKKYLHIIENSPVFPVIYDRNRTVLSLPPIINGAHSAISLKTKNVFIECTATDLTKANIVLNTMVTMFSVYCERKFEVEPVQVIYPDGKSYICPDLSLYLMAVPLSYITSAVGVPLPAHEVARLLNKMQLYAKHSVSEKSETSFTISVPPTRSDILHPCDVAEDVAIAYGYNEIPKIKFPSLKPQPLNQFSDLIRAEIAMVGYTEVLTWILCSYKENFTMLNREDDKSTAAINGNPRSADFEVVRTSLMPGILKTVGHNKDHPKPIKIFEVGDVVLLNETKDVGASNRRHLAALYCGATSGFELIHGLVDRIMEVTGVPFVSPGNNTGYYIQSSDEPEFLPGRQASIIYKGKEIGTFGIVHPQVLDNFDIPDPCSFVEVNIESFL from the exons ATGCCTACCGTGAGCGTAGGCAGAGATCGCCTTTTTCAAGCCCTAGGCCGCACCTACA CTGAAGAAGAGTTCGAGGATTTGTGCTTCAAGTTCGGCATTGAGCTCGATGATGTG ACGACGGAAAAGGCAATTATACGAAAAGAGAGGCatttggaagaagaagaaccaTCCGAAGATGAGGaagtaatatacaaaattgaagTTCCAGCCAAtag ATATGATTTGCTTTGTCTTGAGGGGTTGGCACAAGCCCTACGCATATTTAATGGACTTGATCCAGTACCTACCTATAATGTGGCAAGCATCAATAAAGAATCAATGCTCAAAATGCACGTGAAGGCAGAG ACGGCAAAAGTTCGCCCATATGTAGTTTGTGCTGTTTTAAGAGGTATTACATTTGATGAAGTTAGATATAATAGCTTCATTGATCTTCAAGATCGGCTTCATCAGAATATCTGTCG GCGAAGAACCCTTGTTGCTATTGGTACACATGATTTGGATACAATTGAAAGCCCTTTCACATATGAG GCGTTGCCGCCCCCACAAATAAACTTTGTTCCACTGAAACAg ACAAAGAACTTCAAGGCTGATGAGCTAATGGAATTTTACAAG TCAGATTTGAAACTGAAGAAATACTTGCATATAATTGAGAATTCGCCAGTATTCCCAGTCATATATGATCGCAACag AACTGTTTTGTCTTTGCCTCCAATTATTAATGGTGCGCATTCTGCGATTAGTTTGAAGACAAAGAATGTCTTTATTGAATGCACTGCCACGGATTTGACAAAAGCCAATATCGTTTTGAACACAATG GTAACCATGTTTTCAGTCTATTGTGAAAGAAAGTTTGAGGTTGAGCCAGTTCAAGTGATATACCCCGACGGAAAATCATACATTTGCCCTGATCTGTCACTCTACCTGATGGCCGTGCCCTTATCTTATATTACTAGTGCAGTTGGAGTCCCCCTACCAGCACATGAG GTTGCTCGTTTGTTgaataaaatgcaattatatGCGAAGCACTCTGTATCAGAAAAGAGTGAAACCAGCTTCACTATATCTGTTCCTCCAACAAGAAGTGATATTCTTCATCCTTGCGATGTTGCTGAG GACGTAGCAATTGCTTATGGCTACAATGAAATTCCAAAGATAAAATTTCCATCCTTGAAGCCACAGCCTTTGAATCAGTTTAGTGATCTTATTCGAGCAGAG ATTGCCATGGTTGGTTATACAGAGGTGTTAACATGGATATTATGCTCATATAAAGAAAACTTCACCATGCTTAACCGAGAAGATGACAAATCAACCGCAGCAATTAATGGAAACCCCCGTTCTGCTGATTTTGAG GTTGTCCGCACTAGTCTTATGCCTGGCATATTGAAAACTGTTGGGCACAATAAAGACCATCCGAAACCAATTAAA ATTTTTGAAGTGGGTGATGTGGTGCTTTTAAACGAGACAAAAGATGTTGGTGCATCAAATCGTCGCCATCTTGCAGCTTTATATTGTGGAGCTACCTCTGGATTTGAG CTGATACATGGTCTTGTAGATCGAATCATGGAAGTGACAGGAGTTCCATTTGTGTCGCCTGGGAATAATACAGGCTACTACATACAAAGTTCAGAT GAGCCCGAGTTTCTTCCTGGGAGACAAGCAAGCATCATttacaaaggaaaggaaattGGCACATTTGGGATTGTGCACCCACAG GTGTTGGATAACTTCGACATTCCGGACCCTTGCTCCTTTGTCGAAGTCAACATTGAAAGCTTTCTGTAA
- the LOC105159542 gene encoding receptor homology region, transmembrane domain- and RING domain-containing protein 2 isoform X2: MNVTRYPFVLIIRGGCSFEDKVRRAQAAGFKAAIIYDTENGPLVAMAGDSAGIKINAVFVSRAAGETLAKHAGAADMELWIVPSFENSAWSIMAISFISLLAMSAVLATCFFVRRHRIRRERPQAPHVREFHGMSSRLVKAMPSLIFTAVLEDNCTSRTCAICLEDYNVGEKLRILPCCHKFHAMCVDAWLTSWRTFCPVCKRDARTTTGVPPASESTPLLSSAAASFSSASVLSSVRSSSALQIGQSSHRSHSVSRPQSISGTPYNHHSLQSHHRSPHLNPSQSSVDLRNMSSQRSDGAYLVSPHSIGYPSLSPLNSRYLSPYIPSPGNASSSYVGSSSRQPNPLHYSGSPASFSPFASAHSLPGCE, from the exons ATGAATGTAACCAGATATCCGTTTGTGTTGATAATCAGAGGAGGATGCAGCTTTGAGGATAAAGTTAGAAGAGCACAAGCTGCAGGATTCAAAGCAGCCATTATCTATGACACTGAAAATGGTCCTTTGGTGGCGA TGGCTGGAGATTCTGCTGGTATAAAGATAAATGCAGTGTTTGTTTCTAGAGCTGCTGGTGAAACATTGGCAAAACATGCTGGTGCAGCTGATATGGAGCTGTGGATAGTCCCAAGCTTTGAGAACTCAGCATGGTCTATCATGGCTATATCATTCATTTCTTTACTTGCCATGTCTGCTGTTTTGGCTACCTGTTTCTTTGTGCGGAGGCACCGGATTAGAAGAGAACGGCCTCAAGCTCCACATGTGCGAGAATTCCATGGGATGAGCAGTCGTTTGGTGAAAGCTATGCCAAGTCTAATTTTTACAGCCGTTCTGGAGGATAATTGTACTTCAAGAACATGTGCTATATGTCTTGAAGACTATAATGTTGGGGAGAAGCTCAGAATCCTGCCATGTTGCCACA AATTTCATGCTATGTGTGTTGATGCTTGGCTAACATCATGGAGAACGTTTTGTCCTGTTTGCAAACGTGATGCCAGAACCACTACTGGTGTACCACCAGCATCAGAATCTACACCATTGCTATCGTCTGCTGCAGCTTCCTTTTCTTCAGCTTCAGTGTTATCATCTGTTAGATCATCATCAGCCTTACAAATTGGCCAATCATCTCATCGGTCCCATTCAGTTTCACGCCCCCAGTCCATCTCTGGCACCCCTTATAACCACCATTCTCTTCAGTCTCATCATCGATCACCTCATCTAAATCCAAGTCAAAGCTCTGTCGACCTTAGGAATATGTCTTCCCAAAGATCTGATGGTGCTTATTTAGTTTCACCTCACTCCATTGGTTACCCTTCTTTATCACCTCTGAATTCCAGATACCTGTCTCCATATATTCCTAGTCCGGGCAATGCTTCCTCTAGTTATGTTGGGTCTTCAAGTCGTCAGCCTAACCCACTGCATTACAGTGGGTCACCTGCAAGCTTTTCACCATTTGCTTCGGCTCATTCTCTTCCAGGGTGTGAGTGA